Proteins encoded within one genomic window of Thunnus maccoyii chromosome 22, fThuMac1.1, whole genome shotgun sequence:
- the ap1s1 gene encoding AP-1 complex subunit sigma-1A has product MMRFMLLFSRQGKLRLQKWYTATAERDKKKMVRELMQIVLARKPKMCSFLEWRDLKIVYKRYASLYFCCAIEEQDNELITLEVIHRFVELLDKYFGSVCELDIIFNFEKAYFILDEFLMGGEIQDTSKKSVLKAIEQADLLQEEDESPRSVLEEMGLA; this is encoded by the exons ATG ATGCGTTTCATGCTGCTGTTCAGCCGGCAGGGGAAGCTGCGGCTGCAGAAGTGGTACACAGCCACAGCTGAACGGGACAAGAAGAAGATGGTCAGGGAGCTGATGCAGATAGTGCTGGCCCGCAAACCAAAGATGTGCAGCTTCCTAGAATGGAGAGACCTCAAGATTGTCTATAAAAG GTATGCCAGCCTGTATTTTTGTTGTGCAATTGAAGAGCAGGACAATGAGCTGATCACACTGGAAGTCATTCACCGCTTTGTAGAGCTGCTGGATAAATACTTTGGCAGT GTGTGTGAGCTGGACATCATCTTCAACTTTGAGAAGGCCTACTTCATTCTGGATGAGTTCCTGATGGGAGGGGAGATCCAGGACACATCTAAGAAGAGCGTCCTCAAAGCCATTGAACAAGCTGACCTACTGCAGGAG GAAGACGAGTCACCCAGGAGTGTGTTGGAGGAGATGGGCTTGGCGTAG